The sequence below is a genomic window from Tachysurus vachellii isolate PV-2020 chromosome 2, HZAU_Pvac_v1, whole genome shotgun sequence.
cattgttgtgctttttatttattagagacCTCTGGGAAATAAACCCCACATGACATCACTAAGCTGTGGCCTCAAACCACATCACCTCGTTTCCTCGGATTAATAAATCATAGTTTTGAGTTAATAATCTGGTTTCCACAATTCAATCACATTGACATAATTTAGTTATTAGGAACCTGTTCCCCTGCcttaataaagtttattattgtttgataAGAATCAGGGATTAGAATCTCTACAGggaacaaaaatgaaaactttaatttgaataaaatcaacTAAAATTGCTCAAgtaaaatttgtattattttgtttaaaatgtccttaactgtttaataacattatttttccttttcaaagTGATTTCAAGAACCTAAACAGGCCTAACGTCCTGCACAGAAGTAATCACTTCCTGTATGTCTggttacaaaaagaaatgaatatccattacagcattttttttattgttgtatttgtttgtttgtttttaaggttGATCCATGTAGAAAGTGTTTTCTGTGAGCAAAACATATCACACTGTAAAGTAGAACTAAGCTCAGGTAACTGAAAATAATTATCCCcgtgtttggttttatttctactCTCAGCTTCAGTGTAGTCTCTGATACATAAAGAATTAACATTATTGTCTTTCACTTTAGCTGGTTTCTGACTAAAGGGGAGTGTTGTGGGACACAGGAGACAGGAAACACTAAAATATTGCTTCTGTTCAGAAttgaaaaaatgtagaaaaatctttctgaattattttaatataaatctcaGATTTATTGTGTTAGAAGCTTTCTTTACAGggttttaatcaaaataattataaaacaataaaatacatgtagtcaaaaatgataaaaaaaagacagtgatgaaacaatattaataaatttattattattattattttaacaaacCAGGAAGCTCTACACTCATACGGCTGAATATATTATAGATCCAGTACATGAGAtttagtaacaataataaagtgAGACAAGTTTTGTATTCTGTACACTTTGATTCATATAGAAagtaaaaaaactatatatatagttgtatatatatatatatatatatatatatatatatatatatatatatatatataacacattttatattaaacattgcGTTTTAACACCCAGcacattatgattttttttttattttttggaaaaaaaaatacaatgagaACAGATCCTGCTTCTATCAATGCACTGTTATATTcatgtatattcattttaaaacatttaatattcattgaCACACCTGAGTAGTTTTAAAGTTCGAGTTACATTTCCTGTAATGAACGTTATATACAATTatagaaatagattttttttacttttcgtACCTTTCGCTCATCACTCTTACATGAAATACTTCATACATAATCTGACTGATTtgttctgtatataaatatgaactCTGAGCTCCCAaagatgcaataaataaataaaaaacattgttaTCCCTGAATATTTATACACAGATTTCTGATAACAGACTATTGTGTCATAAACATAGGTGAATTAGGCAGATGattaaaacaatcaaataaatgttttaaatgacagAGTTTAAATCCTTACAATATGTCAATAAATAggcaattaattaataaatccaTTCACAATACCtggcaataaaataatacaaacgATTCTATATGAGAAGCAAATTTGAAGACAGATGAAGAAAGAACTACAGACAGATTTTCTGTGTGAGTTGAAATGAGTTGTGCTTAAATATTTGATAATAAAAGCTGTGCATCTAGAGAAAAAGATCACGTTTTGTGGTGTAGTCTGTGACGTTGGGAAGCGCAGAAACCACACAGCAGCTGACCGCACTGTGGCAACTGTTCATGTTCTGGATCTTGAACCTGCAGGAAATCAAACTTTTGTCATGTTTCTGgtgtttctgtgtttacttATCATCATAACATCACATTTATCCTGGGGttgagtttaataaaataaatatacacacaaagttTCTAGGATAAACTTAACTACATAACCCCAGATCCACCACTCATCTTTATACACATCGTAGTACTCGCATCTGGAGGTTGTGCCTTCATCATTGCAGCCACCAATAACATACAAGCAACCGTTCATCacctggaagaagaagaagatgatcaCATGGTGAAGTCAGACAGTAGATGGATTATAGTTCATTCACTTCAGGTTTTGGAGTTGGACAACACAATATAAAAGGTCAGAACTTTTGGTtagaaagtggaaaaaaatttGGACAGTTGAATGATGTGGAAATGGACAcggattattttcctgtttttcacaCTGTGTGATTTCACTAAACTTTGACATTATTACATGTAAAGCTGAACGAGATCCCAATAAAATCCTAACTGATTTCTACAGAATACTGTGAGATAATGTTTTTTCAATAAAGAttgaaacaataacaataacagcatCAGCTTACGTCATAAATCAGCCAAAAGACTTGTTAAAAAACAAGAAGTTTTGGAATAACAAGGTTTTTCTGCCCTTCACCACTATGTATTTATAGATGTCCAGTAAGTCTGCTgccttgttgtttattttacataagtGAGAATTTAATCAAACTTTCCCTTCAGTTTTAACACTACTAAATTGCTCAGATTGCGTTGTGTCTAAAAATTCATGAGCAAAAAATCTTctacaacatgtttttttttctgcaacaacattcattcattcattcatcttctaccgcttatccgaactacctcgggtcacggggagcctgtgcctatctcaggcgtcatcgggcatcaaggcaggatacaccctggacggagtgccaacccatcgcagggcacacacacacacacacaccctcattcactcacacaatcacacacactacggacaattttccagagatgccaatcaacctaccatgcatgtctttggaccgggggaggaaaccggagtacccggaggaaacccccgaggcacggggagaacatgcaaactccacacacacaatgtggaggcgggaatcgaaccccgaccctggaggtgtgaggcgaacgtgctaaccactaagccaccgtgccccctctgcAACAACATAATTAGCTTAAATTAAGTCAGCGCTATCACTGGAACCCTAACTGTTAGACTACTGTCTggtttcagttcaattcaaactTGTGTTGTAGGAATGGTCTGGATGGTCTGGTCGAGTGTATTGACACTCACCTTCAGCAGCAGGTTCACTATTTGCTGCTTTCGGACGCTGGGATCATGCCTGATCCACAGGAATACAGCTTGGAAGGCTATTTTCTCCTCCTTGATGTTCAGCTCATCATTGTCCAGGATGTCACTGAGCTGCTCCATGGTCAGCTCTAGGAATTTTCCAGACTGTGAAAAAATGATGTCCTAAAAGTGATGCAACGTGTACACGTAGACCTGATCTCGCAGCTCATAGTACGCATTAGCGTCAGCGTACTGCCAAATCCTTATGCAGTTATCCGGGTTTAGATGATCCTTTAGGAATTCACAGCAGCTCAAGTGCAAGGTCATGGATGAGCAGGTGATTGGCTGCATCCAAGAGAGTCTCCACTTTATCGGTGGTGACTTGAATGTCCTGCGTGTACATGTAGTGGATTATAAGATCCATGATTTCTGGAGATACACCAGTGATGTTGTACACTCTCTGATCCAGATTGCTACATCTTGTGAATAGAGCTCTGcagatcaggaagagaagaacatATATTAGGACAAATATCTAGACTGGAGTCCTGATGATGTGGAAGCTGCAGTCAGGAGTTAAAGAGAGTTTAAACGGAAAACAAGACcagtaataaatacattttaattgtacTTCAGACACTATAATGAATCATTCAGAAAATCcagattatttaaaagaaataaatctatcaCTATATAAATCTTCTTCCATGAAGATAACATGAAGACGGTGTAGCCGAAGAAAACTAAACTCGAGCTAAATATCAgcgaaaaaaacaaacacttcataGTTTATTTACAGCCCTGTTGTCACCGCATGTGttttacacagtacacacactggaCATGCGCTCCTTAACATCCTGACACTTGTTTTATTACAATATCGTGTAACGGTAGATTTCAGTCAGATGGCTGTGAGGAAACGTCGGCGTTAAGAAATCATCATTAAATCAGACTCGCGGAGTTGTGACTATGGATCTGTTCATTTAATACTAATGTAAATACCATTTCATATTCGGTACAGTTTTTGCTCATTAGGcaccattttaaaatgaaaagttgtgtttggttttttaCCTGAAATACGGGCTGTACGCCGAGAGGATGTTCTTGTGGACATTGAAGTCCACTTCGTCCACTCTGAGCACCGCGTCACACAGCGACCCGTCCAATCGCATCTCGTTCAGTAAACCGCACAGCTTCCTGtcttcactcatctctctctccatactCGTAAACAAGTCGTCTAATTCCTACTTTTCCGTGTTGCAGGGCGTGATAAGAGCGTTGATAGTGAGTTTGTACAGAAGCGTCTTTTAAATCGCCTCTTCTGGAACAGCGCCGAATTCGAGGCCCCGCGTCATAGTGACGTCATGTCGTCAATAAGCTGTGGCCTCAAACCATAGATATAGCATCTCTGCATTAAAAATTAACAATTCAGTTTCTAAAAACCCTGAAGAAATTGAGAAATTTGTTACTAATTTTTATAGGAACCTGTACTCCCCTGATTTACAGGCAAACCAAAGTATGTCATACCTACAACAGATTAAGAACTATATACCTCAAATAAGTGATGAATTTAAATTGTCATGTGAGGCTACTGTTTCCTTAAATGAAATAAGAGATGcaatgaaatcaatgaaaaagGGGAAATCGCCTGGCTCCGATGGCCTTACTTTAGAATTCTTCATACAGTTCTGGGAGATTTTAGAACAACCTTTCTTCTTAATGCTTCAAGAATGTATAAATAATGGTACAATGACTCCTACTATGAAACAAGGGGTGATATCTCTCATTCCCAAACCAGATAAAGATGTAACTATAATTGATAACTGGCGCCCTATCACTCTTCTTAATTTTGACTATAAATTAATTGCATCCATATTTGCCAAGAGATTAAAACAGCACTTACATTATATCATTAATGAAACACAGACTGGATTTATGAAAGGTCGTCATATTAGTTGTAATACTCGACTTGTTCTGGATCTTATTGATTACAGAGATGAAATCAAGTCTGATGCAATTATCTTATTCCTCGATTTTTATAAGGCCTTCGATACTGTAAAGCATCAATTCCTTATAGACTCTTTAGGGGCATTTGGATTTCCTTCTAAACTCATAAATATTGATCAAATGCTGTACAAAGAAATAGATAGTTGTATAATTTTAAATTCACGTACATCACCAAGGTTTCCTGTCCTTCGCGGAATACGTCAAGGTTGTCCTTTGagcccctttttatttttatttgttgttgaaaCATTATCCATAGATATTTTGCACAATAATAACTTTGCTGGACTTAATATCTTTAACAGAGAGATTCGAATCTCACAGTTAGCAGATGATACTACTCTATTTTTGAAGGATAAAGAGCAAGTTTCTCCAGTTTTAACTACCATCAATGCCTTCTCTAATGCTTCTGGGCTCAAACTTAATTTATCTAAGTGTGaaattatttgcttatttgaCACTGTGGAAACTGAAATTGAAAATATACCAAttaaaaatgaagtgaaatattTGGGAATTCATataacaaaaaatttaattagtaGACAATCTCTGAATTTTTCTCAACGGTTattgaaaacaaaatatatttttaataattggcTCCAAAGAGATTTATCAATTTTAGGCAGAGTTTTCTTATCCAAAACAGAAGGATTATCCAGGTTTGTGTACCCTTCCCTGTCTTTAGCTGTAGATAATCACACCTCCAAAAATATAGATAAGATTTTTCTTGATTTCATTTGGAGCAATAAGTCACATAAGTTGAAGAAATATGTTTTAGCAAACAAAAGGAGTGATGGGGGTCTCGAAGTCCTGCATTTTGATGATACtaacaatacatttaaaattaattggTTAAAAAGATGTTTGCTTGGGTCAGATTCTTTGTGGTATTTTATtcctaataatatatttaagagGGTAGGTGGCCTTTCTTTTTTGATGAAATGCAATTACTCCACTGGTAAATTACCTATTAAACTGGCTAGATTTCATCAACAAGCCTTGTTAGCCTGGAAACTGGCTTACAACCACAACTTTTCACCCCACAAGACCATCTTATGGAATAATTTGGatattaaaattagaaaaagatCAATCTTTTTTGATAAATGGTTTAATAGAAACATAATTTTTGTTGCTGATCTATTCAACTCTGATGGTGATTTATTATCTTATGAAAGCTTTATGAATATCCATCATTGTCCCGTTCCATTTAAAGAATTTAACTCTGTTATAAAGGCAATTCCTGATGGATTAatatgtctaatgaaagcttcccTTACCCATGAGTCATGCACAAAACAACTTTCACAGTTATTTTTGGGAGGTGTCTCGCTTTTAAGTAAagattgtaataataaatgtattcgtCAACTTTTTCAATCTCGAAACTCAATTTCTCCAAAAGGGAAATTTTTTTGGAGTTCTAAAATAGATAACATTAAATGGAGGAAAACATGGTTATTACCATATAAATACTGCATACCGAATGAAGTGaaagaagtgcacttcaaaATTTTGCATAATATATACCCTTGTAATGCATTTTTGTCTAAATTTTGTGATGTAGCTGATATATGtaccttctgtaaaaaagaaagtgaagataTTTGTCACTTATTTTTCTCATGTAATGTTTCCTCACTCTTCTGGAAAGATTTGAGTCTCTATTGTTTTTCTAAAGTTAACGTGAATGGTGTTTTTCACATTAAGGATATCGTTTgcttttttgaaaaccaaaacaaatcttTAGAGTCAACTGTTAACTTTCTTATCCTCGTGGCAAAGTTCTATTTTCACAAACAAAGATTTCTTAAGAAAATACCTACTTTTATAGAGTTCTTATGTGTAGtagaacatttaattaaatcactgagagtaattaataacaaaaaatgtatttcttttttgaagAGATATGATGAGATCTTTCTTGTAACGTGATTAATACttgttttgatgtgtttatttttctttttttattatttatttatttatttaatttttttttttttagaaccctcttttctttacttgttctgtttctgcctttttttctatctattCTGACATCTGGTCAGTTAAGGTTGGATGTGTTGATGATACATTTTGTGTAATGTATACATAGCTGTGTTTGATTAGAATCTTTGAATTtgcaataaaagaaattaaaaaaaaaaaaaaaaacaaaaaaaaaaaaaaaaaaaaaaccatagaTATATTCACTAGATGTCGCCTAGTgtacggcagtacattggaacgaatgcgtcaatagagccgccatcttggtacaggggaccccctacTCTTAATGCATCAGCATCAATGTAGGCAAGagataaaatcaccataaatcgtcatgaatgcgattttctagttttttttttattcgttccaaaggtcagacatgtatttatcattaagtccagagaaaatttaaggttttgatataaagataatctactttttcaaaatataatgcatagtgctagtcggtctaagtttattacttacattcttccacttgagtaaacttcaaatgaacaatcactatttaccttatagcctactgcatgcaaaactgctacaatggtgtgactatacatgttaatttaaacatttaaattgtattggtttattaaatatgatacacaaagcaatttgcagatggaagaaaatcagaaatttgagaggaacataatgtgaaagttagatagttgaggtccCAAAGACCGTTCAATCTTTACTTTATTCCTGtcccgcaatacttttgccacattaaagaagtatgtactaaagtcacctactgtaaaccaaaaaaaaagtttgactttgaggctggacttgtgtgttacactgccaagctaactggtgacatccttccaggactgaGTTTACCATTTTTAAAACTAAGTGTTTAGTATTCCTGCAACAACAACACGACTTTATACAGTTTCTTCCTAAAACTTTCGCTCTGCAGTTGCAGAGTATGAACCTTTGCTCATGGTGTTGTCTCAACTTATGAAAGGCACAGACAACCAGTGAACTTAAGCTAAAGTGATGGTTGTCTATGCCATCTCGGGTCTCAACAATGTGATCACGAAGACCAAATatgtcatattatacatttttttaaaattaacattaggcataatgtcattaaatatgtccttaagtgaagtaacttgataaaagagcattctgcttgtgttaagtacaggacaatctaataaaatatgtttgacataaagttgggtcttcacctttaagcaaaaaaagcatgggtcaatttttaatttccttattaagaacttcggaatctacaaacattattagttttcctaactgtcaaaaactaatgggtaactagcatggattagctgagCGACAGCAACGCCATGTTAGCTGTCCAGGAGTTAGTGGATGCTTtagtccaggtctgggaggagatccctcaggagaccaCCTGCcacctcatcaggagcatgcccaggcATTGTAGGGGGGTCATACAGGCACGTGGAGgctacacacactactgagcctcattttgacttgttttacggacattacatcaaagttggatCAGCTGGGTCTAGTTTTAAAgatacacaaaatgttttacaaaaagtAATGTAcaatgtggggggcacggtggcttagtggttagcacgttcgcctcacacctccagggtcggggttcgattcccgcctccaccttgtgtgtgtggagtttgcatgttctccccgtgccttgggggtttcctccgggtactccggtttcctcctccggtccaaagacatgcatggtaggttgattgacatctctggaaaaattgttaaTGTACAATGTTATACAAAACCTTTTAAGCATCACTCACATAATAAGTGTCATAATATGTAGCCTTATTTAAATGCacagtttataaatataaacaataagcTCCAAAAGatgcaaaaattaaaataaaaaatctttccTGAATAGTTTTATACAGATTACTGCCAGAGTTTAAATCCTAAACTTTATCCTACAATAGGACTGTTTACATGTGGGGAAAACCTTCAATACAGTTGCTCTGTATGTTTCATTAGTGAGCGTCACAGCATATTCAGTCCAAGGTCAGATTGTAATGTTCAGACCCATGTGAGACAGTCCATGAAATCCACATTATTACTAGAATATTCCTGAGACAAATGTGAGACTATCTGTCCAGAGGTTAATCTGAGCTGGAATCAGGTCATACATCAGGACAATGATGCTGGGCATCAACACTAGAATGGCAAAGAAGAAAATATGAAGCTGTTGGAATAGCAGATTTAAAATCCAGACCTCAATATCATTGGAATGCTGCGCTGTGAATTAAAGCCATGTTGTAAATAAGACTGGACAATAGTTTTCCAGAATGATGTAAGTGACTGATGAACTACtgcacaaaacattttcattcattcattttctacagcttatccgaactattctcgggtcacagggagcctgtgcctatctcaggcgtcattgggcatcaaggcaggatacaccctggacagagtgccaacccatcacagggcacacacacacacacactacggacaattttccagagatgccaatcaacctaccatgcatgtctttggaccggcgaggaaaccggagtacccggaggaaacccccaaggcacgcgagaacatgcaaactccacacacacaaggcagaggcgggaatcgaatacAATTACTAATGCCTTCTGTGGAGATGTCAGCTAGTCAGGTGACAGTGCAGAAACCAAGGAATTTTGCTAAAAACATAAGGAGGAAGATTATTCTGGAGTAAAAATATATGATAAGCCCAacgtaataataaaatgtatcacTGTCTATTCTTATTAACATAGGGAGATACTGTATACAGCTGAACatataataagtataaataaataaaatgtggatcagattttattgttttcatattttaccctatgctaaaatattttttatatatttcttgtCTTTTCTCAAAGACAAGAAAATTCAATTTCAGTTATGGTTTTTAATTTAGTATAAACTTCTTTTATGGCATGATTTTAACTTCGAAACATGTTGATTGAGACATGGCAGTGTAGtttgacaataaaataatttcacacCCACATCAGTGTGTTCCTGAGTTCCAGGACTGTGAATAATAAAGCAAAAtcactgaatttatataaaaaggtACCAAATCTGTATGTCAGGAAACTGGTTGTCTTCTTGGATTTATTGGGTTTAATAAGGGGGAAAGAGACAAATGGCTAGAAACACAAGGACActaaagacaacaaacaaagagacaaagactcagcaaaaaacaaacacaagacaaCTATGTTACGacctggg
It includes:
- the LOC132859909 gene encoding kelch-like protein 10, whose product is MEREMSEDRKLCGLLNEMRLDGSLCDAVLRVDEVDFNVHKNILSAYSPYFRALFTRCSNLDQRVYNITGVSPEIMDLIIHYMYTQDIQVTTDKVETLLDAANHLLIHDLALELL